A genomic stretch from Coffea arabica cultivar ET-39 chromosome 10c, Coffea Arabica ET-39 HiFi, whole genome shotgun sequence includes:
- the LOC113714434 gene encoding LIM domain-containing protein WLIM1-like, with protein sequence MAFAGTTQKCMACDKTVYLVDKLTADNRIYHKACFRCHHCKGTLKLGNYNSFEGVLYCRPHFDQLFKRTGSLEKSFEGTPKIAKPEKPVDFEKPLANKVSSMFVGTRDKCVGCNKTVYPTEKVSVNGTAYHKSCFKCTHGGCVISPSNYIAHEGRLYCKHHHIQLIKEKGNLSQLEGDHEKNSARGTEVAAES encoded by the exons ATGGCATTTGCAGGCACAACCCAGAAATGCATGGCTTGCGACAAGACTGTGTATTTGGTGGATAAGTTAACTGCAGACAATCGAATCTACCACAAGGCTTGTTTTAGATGCCACCATTGCAAGGGCACCCTTAAG CTTGGCAACTACAATTCCTTCGAGGGAGTTCTGTATTGCAGGCCACATTTTGATCAGCTCTTCAAAAGAACTGGCAGCCTGGAGAAAAGCTTTGAAG GGACACCAAAAATTGCAAAACCAGAGAAACCTGTTGATTTTGAG AAACCACTGGCGAATAAAGTTTCAAGCATGTTTGTTGGAACAAGAGATAAATGTGTCGGCTGCAACAAGACTGTCTATCCAACTGAAAAG GTCTCTGTAAATGGGACTGCATACCACAAGAGCTGCTTCAAATGTACTCATGGAGGATGTGTCATCAGCCCATCCAACTACATTGCCCACGAAGGGCGCCTATATTGTAAACACCATCACATTCAACTCATCAAGGAGAAAGGCAACCTGAGCCAGCTTGAGGGTGACCATGAGAAGAATTCAGCCAGAGGCACAGAAGTAGCTGCAGAATCATAA
- the LOC113714433 gene encoding F-box protein At3g12350-like: MASNGNDGDIKSSFSFSDFPEDVQICILSFLDQSELGTFASTSKRFLSLCRHDQRLWFSMCDRRWGRSKTLINKWGNGKISYKLLYKTLLEYENLIGFWRRCGTSAGTAVQPSSPLVFFEWGPFYITGSRVSPSKTRTYEVIKLPFLWISLTSKGESINYLDPEGKLELSENLVDSGELSVLDNDLIPVNVSFMGKCHVVLEESVISIGNSLNSSSSPNGRFIKVHSSGNVRGKEYEDVSGSPGSLPDRLMSEIYQHFANRTSPGGNGSSRRQRRKEKEKQGRRKLEPEHFVKIVNCSPTPARPLQGLWKGIGDDMSLEFYLTSYDDIGGIACRRIEDSSRPFNGYNPVFWTSSTALIEPPFSAEEEYEYHSRVHLRPPAEVDDCHDHLQRSDHGAVSRMLHMTSSYDLVIPGTTINPRQVEGRIWQYRNGTYGFGFLRNNYVIDLKHIAQDGHLLDTMEFSND, translated from the exons atgGCATCAAATGGAAATGATGGGGACATaaaatcatcattttctttcTCAGATTTCCCAGAAGATGTGCAGATCTGCATCTTATCATTCCTCGACCAATCAGAGCTCGGCACGTTCGCTTCCACCTCAAAACGCTTCCTTTCTTTGTGCCGCCACGACCAGCGGCTCTGGTTCTCTATGTGCGACCGCAGGTGGGGCCGCTCTAAAACCCTCATCAATAAATGGGGCAACGGTAAAATCTCTTATAAACTTCTCTACAAAACCCTTCTTGAATACGAAAATCTAATTGGATTTTGGCGCCGGTGTGGCACCTCGGCCGGCACTGCCGTTCAACCCTCGTCGCCGCTGGTTTTCTTCGAGTGGGGCCCCTTTTATATCACGGGTTCAAGGGTTTCTCcctcgaaaactcgtacttatgAGGTAATAAAGTTGCCTTTCTTATGGATTAGTTTAACATCTAAAGGTGAGTCCATAAATTATCTTGATCCCGAGGGCAAGCTGGAATTATCTGAGAATTTAGTTGATTCAGGCGAATTGTCGGTTTTAGATAATGATTTGATTCCTGTGAATGTGAGTTTTATGGGGAAATGTCATGTTGTGCTTGAGGAAAGTGTGATTTCTATTGGCAATAGTTTGAATTCAAGTTCGAGTCCAAATGGGAGGTTTATTAAGGTGCATAGTTCAGGGAATGTGAGGGGGAAGGAGTATGAGGATGTTAGTGGATCCCCTGGGAGCTTACCAGATCGTTTAATGTCAGAAATTTACCAGCATTTTGCAAATAGGACGAGTCCAGGTGGTAATGGTTCGTCAAGGAGGCAGAGgaggaaggaaaaggaaaaacagggaAGGAGAAAGTTGGAGCCAGAGCATTTTGTCAAGATCGTTAATTGCTCGCCCACACCTGCCCGACCTTTGCAGGGTTTGTGGAAG GGCATTGGTGATGATATGAGTTTGGAATTTTATTTGACAAGCTATGATGACATTGGGGGTATAGCATGCCGAAGGATTGAAGACTCATCTAGACCATTTAATGGTTATAACCCAGTATTTTGGACGTCAAGTACGGCATTGATTGAGCCTCCCTTTTCTGCTGAAGAAGAATATGAGTATCATAGTCGTGTACATCTGAGGCCACCTGCGGAGGTTGATGACTGCCATGATCATCTGCAGCGTTCAGATCATGGTGCTGTGTCACGCATGCTTCACATGACCTCAAGTTATGATTTGGTTATTCCAGGCACCACTATAAATCCTCGGCAGGTTGAGGGAAGAATTTGGCAGTATAGAAATGGGACGTATGGATTTGGATTTCTTCGCAACAATTATGTTATAGATCTCAAACATATAGCTCAAGATGGGCACCTTCTTGATACAATGGAATTTTCTAATGATTGA